CCCACTGCTCTTGTTCAACATACATGTCGCCCACATCGCTGATAATGTCGTAATCGCGCTGATAAGATAATTTCCAAGCCTTAGTAAGCGATTTTATAGCCTCCTCTTTTTGCCCGAGTGTTTTTTGCGCGATGCCTAAATAATGCCACGCCTTACCTTCTCCGGGATATTTTTTAATCCAATAAGTGGAGTGTGTAAGCAGATTTGGCCAGTCGCCTTTCTCAAGAAAAATTTTGGCGCGTTGTTCGTCACTGGCAATCGTACCTTGGCGCGAGACTTGAGCTGCGGAGTGCCCAGCAAAAATTAATACCAATAAAAAGGCGATTTTCTTCATATGGGCATTGTACTATGGCGTGTTTGTCATTCGTATTCTGATTCCAGTGTCTTTCCTGTTTTTTGATAATAAAAAATCTCTACTAAATTTTTGACGCGGTCGCCGATGCGCTCCAAATTATTTGCCACCAGTACCGCTTGCACTAGACTGTGTGCGTTTCCGTCACCTTGCTTATGGTTTTTTAAGGCATCGTGAATGAGCATTTTGAACAAATCATCAATGTCGTTGTCTCGCTGCCATACGGCAATGGCTGCCGGTATGTCGTCATCGGCACAGGATATCAAAAAATCGCCAAACTGTTGTTGTACGGCATCCATCATTTGTACTATCAATGGAAAAACCATGAGAGATTCGTCATGTTTGGCAAAATTGGTCACGCTGGAGGCAAAGTTTTTTAGGTAATCGCCGATGCGTTCGTATTCAATGGCAGTTTTGAAGGAGCTTACTACTTTACGCAAATCTTCAGCCATCGGCTGATAGCGTGCCAAAATGGCAATTGATTGCTCCACCGATTGTGCTTTCATTTGATTGAGTGCGGTATCTTTGTGCCGTACCGCTTTGGCGCGTTGTGAATCCATATTGACAAATGCTTCTTTACTATCTTGCATTTGTTGACGTAGAGCTTCTTCCATACTGTGCAGCAGGAAAGCCATTTTTGTCATTTCTTTATCGTATGCGGGGTTGATATGTGGCGTGTCAGTCATGTGATGGTCAATAGTTATCCGTAGCGTCCAGTAATATAAGCTTCCGTCTTTTCATGTGACGGGTTGGTGAAAATAGATTGGGTGTCGCTGACTTCCAGCAATTCTCCCAGATGAAAAAATGCGGTGCGTTGCGACGTACGCGCCGCCTGTTGCATAGAGTGGGTGACGATGACGATAGTATACTGTTTCCGCAGCTCAAACATTAATTCTTCAATACGCCCGGTAGCGATTGGGTCCAGTGCCGAACAGGGTTCATCCATCAAAATAACTTCCGGTTCTACGGCAATAGCGCGGGCGATACACAGTCGCTGTTGCTGACCACCGGACAACTGAGTTCCACGGGTGTCTAATTTGTTACGTACTTCTTCCCATAGCCCAGCTTGCCGCAGACTGTGTTCTACCACATCGTCTAGGTCAGAACGATTTTTTGTCATACTGTGAATGCGCGGACCATACGCTACATTGTCATAAATGGATTTGGGAAAAGGGTTGGGTTTTTGAAAGACCATGCCGATGCGAGAACGTAAATCCACCACATCAAAGGTGGAATGATGGATGTCGTCGCCGTCAAGTAAGACGGTGCCGGTGACGCGGCAGCCTTCAATAAGGTCATTCATGCGGTTAATGCAACGTAAGAACGTGGACTTGCCACAGCCGGAAGGACCGATAAGTGCGGTAATTTCTTTTGCTCCGATGTCAATGTTGACGTTGTTGAGTGCACAAGAATTACCGTAATGGACGGTTAGATTGCGTGCCTCAATTAATGTGGTGAGCTTCTTTTTTGGCGAAGGGGTGTTATGGACTACCATTTGATTTCCAATCGTTTGCGCAAGATAACGGCAGAGGCATTCATTAGTACCAAAAAGCCAAGTAGCGTGACAATTGCTGCCGCAGTGCGCTCTACAAAACCACGTTCCGGACTATCCGCCCACAAGAAAATTTGCACTGGCAAGGCGGTAGCGGCGTCAGTGATACCATCGGGAGCATTGGCAATAAAGGCTACCATACCAATCATCAACAGTGGTGCAGTTTCGCCTAGCGCTTGCGCCATGCCGATGATGGCGCCGGTTAAGATGCCCGGCATGGCCGCCGGTAGTACATGATGAAACACGCCTTGCATTTTAGTAGCGCCTAAGCTAAGCGCGCCAAACAGCAATGACGGCGGCACCGCTCGCAATGCAGCACGAGCGGTGATGATGATGGTAGGCAGCGTCATGAGTGATAGCACCATACCTCCTACCAATGATGATGAACGTGGGATGCCAAACAGATTGATAAATATTGCCAGCCCAAGTAAGCCAAAAATTACCGAAGGCACTGCCGCCAGATTGTTAATATTGATTTCTATCAAATCAAACCAGCGGTTGCGCGGTGCAAAGATTTCCAAATATATCGCCGTCATCACTCCGGCGGGAAAAGCGAGTAAAAATGCTAATAGCAGCGTAAAAAAAGTGCCGCGTAAAGCGCCGGCAATACCCGATAGTTCCGGATCACGAGAATCTGCGGCGGTAAAAAAACGGGTATTAAATTCTATTCGCGTGGAGCTGGCATCGCGTAGTTCATCTAACCAAGCAATTTGTTGGTCGCTAATGTTGCGCTGATTTTCGGGTAAATCGGTGTCGGTGCCTCCTTTGAGATAAGCTTCGGCAATGGCGCTGGCGGGGAGCCATACAGCTAGCCGTTCGCCGATTAGAGAAGGATTTTTTTGCACCATGCTGTGCAACTTGATACCACCGCCAAAGCTGGCTAGTTGTTTGAGCTGTTTTTTGTCCTGACGAGCGGTTACATTGGAAAATCGTTCGTGCAGGGATTTTTGTACCAGTTTTTGATAGCGCAATACTGACGCTTTGCCTTCTGCGCCTACCGTTTGTGGGTCAATGAAAACGTGTAACTGCATGGAGGCACTTAAAAAACCACGCCATCCTTGCCAGATAACATCTGTTAACAAAAAGCCTAAAAATAGCACAGCACTGACAGCACAGGCGGCGCTCGCGCGTACAAAGCGGCGTTCGCGTACGTAGCGCCGGTGAAGATTGGCGGTGCGGTCAATCATAGCGTTCCTGATAACGGCGTACCACGTGTAATGCCAGCATATTTAAAATTAAAGTAGCAAAAAAGAGCGTTAGACCCAGTGCAAATGCAGCAAGTGTCTTAGGGTCGTCAAACTCTTGGTCGCCGGTTAGCAGCGTGACAATTTGAACCGTGATGGTGGTAACTGCTTCTAGCGGGTTGGCGGTCATGTTTGCCGAGGCGCCTGCCGCCATAACGACGATCATGGTTTCGCCAACAGCGCGTGAGAACGCGAGCAAAATGCCAGCGACAATGCCTGGTAGCGCTGCCGGTGTTACTACTTTGATAACCATTTCAAAGCGTGTGGAGCCAAGTCCAAGTGCGCCTTGGCGTAGTGATTCTGGAACCGCAAATAGCGCGTCTTCTGACAGTGAGGCGACGAACGGAATTAGCATTACCCCCATCACCAGCCCTGCTGCTAATGCACTTTCACCGGCAACAGTAACTCCCAGTGATTCTCCCAAGTCGCGCAATATTGGGGAAAGCGTGATAACGGCAAAAAAACCATACACCACCGTCGGCACTCCAGCGAGCATTTCTAGTACGGGTTTGATGCGCGCACGTGTTTTTGGTGAGGCAAATTCTGACAGATAAATTGCCGACATAATTCCGATGGGCGTGGCTACCGTCATGGCAATGACGGTAATCAGCATAGTGCCGGACAACAACGGTAAAAAACCAAAAGCACCGCCGGCACCAGCTTGGTCTTCGCGAATTGCAATTTGCGGGCTCCAGAGTGTGCCAAATAAAAAATCATTGATAGGCACTTGTGAGAAAAAGTGAACAGACTCTACTGCTACCGAGGCGATAATGCCGACAGTAGTGAGAATAGCAATAACCGCAGCTAAGGTAATAATAAACAGAGAGAGCTTTTCAAAGCCATAGCGAGCTCGTTTTTTTTTGAACCGCAGCTGTCTCGCATGCCAGGTAGAAGCAACAGCAGCGGCAGTCATTGCGATGAACAGTGGCCACGAGGGCATGACCGCTAGCATTGATATTAGCGCCCATGCTACCGCCGCCAGAGTTCCGCCGACGATAGTGGCGGAACCAGCATAAGCACCATAAAACGCCGAAGTCGTATGGTCTGCTTCCGCCAGCTTTCGCATTGGGCAGTTGGCAGCAAGAAATGCCAGTCCTGCCAGCCCCACCAGCCAACTTATAATCATTACAGTTGAGACATAGCTTGATTCTCGAAAACGGTTTTATTTATTGCGTCGTATTCGTCGACTGGCAATGGAATTAATCCGCGATCTGCCAAAAAACCGTCGTCGCCCATGACTTCAGGCTGGACAAAAAATTCAACAAACTCACGCAAATTGTCAACTGTGCCATAGTGTGCTATTTTGGCATAAAAAAATAAAGGGCGGGAGATTG
This genomic interval from Candidatus Persebacteraceae bacterium Df01 contains the following:
- the pstB gene encoding phosphate ABC transporter ATP-binding protein PstB, which codes for MVVHNTPSPKKKLTTLIEARNLTVHYGNSCALNNVNIDIGAKEITALIGPSGCGKSTFLRCINRMNDLIEGCRVTGTVLLDGDDIHHSTFDVVDLRSRIGMVFQKPNPFPKSIYDNVAYGPRIHSMTKNRSDLDDVVEHSLRQAGLWEEVRNKLDTRGTQLSGGQQQRLCIARAIAVEPEVILMDEPCSALDPIATGRIEELMFELRKQYTIVIVTHSMQQAARTSQRTAFFHLGELLEVSDTQSIFTNPSHEKTEAYITGRYG
- the phoU gene encoding phosphate signaling complex protein PhoU, producing the protein MTDTPHINPAYDKEMTKMAFLLHSMEEALRQQMQDSKEAFVNMDSQRAKAVRHKDTALNQMKAQSVEQSIAILARYQPMAEDLRKVVSSFKTAIEYERIGDYLKNFASSVTNFAKHDESLMVFPLIVQMMDAVQQQFGDFLISCADDDIPAAIAVWQRDNDIDDLFKMLIHDALKNHKQGDGNAHSLVQAVLVANNLERIGDRVKNLVEIFYYQKTGKTLESEYE
- the pstA gene encoding phosphate ABC transporter permease PstA encodes the protein MIDRTANLHRRYVRERRFVRASAACAVSAVLFLGFLLTDVIWQGWRGFLSASMQLHVFIDPQTVGAEGKASVLRYQKLVQKSLHERFSNVTARQDKKQLKQLASFGGGIKLHSMVQKNPSLIGERLAVWLPASAIAEAYLKGGTDTDLPENQRNISDQQIAWLDELRDASSTRIEFNTRFFTAADSRDPELSGIAGALRGTFFTLLLAFLLAFPAGVMTAIYLEIFAPRNRWFDLIEININNLAAVPSVIFGLLGLAIFINLFGIPRSSSLVGGMVLSLMTLPTIIITARAALRAVPPSLLFGALSLGATKMQGVFHHVLPAAMPGILTGAIIGMAQALGETAPLLMIGMVAFIANAPDGITDAATALPVQIFLWADSPERGFVERTAAAIVTLLGFLVLMNASAVILRKRLEIKW
- the pstC gene encoding phosphate ABC transporter permease subunit PstC, whose product is MIISWLVGLAGLAFLAANCPMRKLAEADHTTSAFYGAYAGSATIVGGTLAAVAWALISMLAVMPSWPLFIAMTAAAVASTWHARQLRFKKKRARYGFEKLSLFIITLAAVIAILTTVGIIASVAVESVHFFSQVPINDFLFGTLWSPQIAIREDQAGAGGAFGFLPLLSGTMLITVIAMTVATPIGIMSAIYLSEFASPKTRARIKPVLEMLAGVPTVVYGFFAVITLSPILRDLGESLGVTVAGESALAAGLVMGVMLIPFVASLSEDALFAVPESLRQGALGLGSTRFEMVIKVVTPAALPGIVAGILLAFSRAVGETMIVVMAAGASANMTANPLEAVTTITVQIVTLLTGDQEFDDPKTLAAFALGLTLFFATLILNMLALHVVRRYQERYD